A single Calidifontibacter indicus DNA region contains:
- a CDS encoding DUF501 domain-containing protein: MTEVNAPDIDPADLAAVERQLGRLPRGVVEIAGRCPCGCPTVVRTLPRLPDGTPFPTSFYATCPRLTGAISTLEAGGMMREMTAELKSDPELAAAYRAAHDDYLRRRAELGDVAEIAGISAGGMPDRVKCLHVLVAHSIAVGPGINPLGDRALAALPKWWENGCCAALDAGEEGQA; this comes from the coding sequence GTGACCGAGGTGAACGCGCCGGACATCGATCCGGCCGACCTGGCCGCGGTCGAACGACAGCTCGGACGCCTCCCGCGCGGTGTCGTGGAGATCGCCGGACGCTGCCCGTGCGGCTGCCCCACCGTCGTCCGCACCCTGCCGCGGTTGCCCGACGGCACGCCGTTCCCCACCTCGTTCTACGCCACCTGCCCGCGTCTCACCGGCGCGATCAGCACCCTCGAGGCCGGCGGAATGATGCGCGAGATGACCGCCGAGCTAAAGTCCGACCCGGAGTTGGCCGCGGCCTACCGGGCCGCCCACGACGACTACCTGCGTCGGCGCGCCGAACTCGGTGACGTGGCGGAGATCGCCGGCATCTCCGCCGGCGGAATGCCCGACCGGGTGAAATGCCTGCACGTGCTGGTCGCCCACTCCATCGCGGTCGGACCCGGCATCAACCCGCTCGGTGACCGCGCGCTCGCGGCGCTGCCGAAGTGGTGGGAGAACGGTTGCTGTGCGGCGCTCGACGCCGGCGAGGAGGGGCAGGCATGA
- a CDS encoding MazG family protein, which produces MAGSLTLLVTSPRTPAGVLTRDAWRALDTADLVLAADADHPTPAAIAGSGVAVEISDPSSMPLLGRSLAEAAADRHVVWIVSPDGDPGLTDALAAELTRAADPAPVEMLVGSWDLPGARLADAVNVMDVLRSPGGCPWDAKQTHESLAKYLLEEAHETVEAIDNGDRDHLREELGDVLLQVLFHARVAADDPDDPWDIDDVAGGLVDKLLRRHPHVFGDGDASTPEEVEASWEQIKAAEKADRAESATPLLEGIPRSLSTLLIADKVLARRERSGLTELPDDKTDADNSGADLGDRLLALVAEGRRTGVDADAALRDAVRRLASA; this is translated from the coding sequence ATGGCCGGTTCGCTGACCCTGCTGGTCACCAGCCCTCGCACGCCCGCGGGCGTGCTCACCCGCGACGCCTGGCGCGCACTCGACACCGCCGACCTCGTGCTGGCGGCGGACGCCGACCACCCGACCCCGGCGGCGATCGCCGGTTCCGGTGTGGCGGTGGAGATCTCGGATCCTTCGTCGATGCCCCTGCTGGGGCGTTCGCTCGCCGAGGCGGCGGCCGACCGGCACGTCGTCTGGATCGTCTCGCCGGACGGCGACCCCGGACTCACCGACGCCCTCGCCGCCGAACTCACTCGGGCGGCCGACCCGGCGCCGGTCGAGATGCTGGTCGGCAGCTGGGACCTCCCGGGCGCCCGTCTCGCCGACGCGGTCAACGTGATGGATGTGTTGCGGTCACCGGGCGGCTGCCCCTGGGACGCGAAGCAGACTCACGAGTCGCTGGCGAAGTATCTGCTCGAGGAGGCGCACGAGACGGTCGAGGCGATCGACAACGGCGACCGCGACCACCTGCGCGAAGAGCTCGGCGACGTGCTGCTCCAGGTGCTGTTCCACGCCCGGGTCGCAGCCGACGACCCGGACGACCCGTGGGACATCGACGACGTCGCCGGTGGGTTGGTCGACAAGCTGCTGCGCCGCCACCCGCACGTGTTCGGCGACGGTGACGCCTCGACCCCCGAGGAGGTCGAAGCGAGCTGGGAGCAGATCAAGGCCGCGGAGAAGGCCGACCGCGCCGAGAGCGCGACGCCACTGCTCGAGGGCATTCCGCGCTCGCTGTCGACCCTGCTGATCGCCGACAAGGTGTTGGCGCGGCGTGAACGTTCCGGACTCACCGAGCTCCCCGACGACAAGACGGACGCCGACAACTCGGGCGCCGATCTCGGCGACCGGCTGCTCGCGCTGGTGGCCGAGGGACGCCGCACCGGCGTCGACGCCGACGCGGCCCTGCGCGACGCCGTGCGCCGGCTCGCCTCGGCCTGA
- the eno gene encoding phosphopyruvate hydratase, whose product MASIDAIIAREILDSRGNPTVEVEVLLDDGTVGRAAVPSGASTGQFEAVERRDGDKLRYLGKGVEDAVDSVMEELAPALLGYDADEQRLIDTEMIDVDGTANKGKIGANAILGVSLAVAKAAADSAGLPLFRYVGGPNAHVLPVPMMNILNGGAHADSNVDIQEFMIAPIGAESFREALRWGAEVYHALKKVLHDKGLATGLGDEGGFAPNLESNRAALDLILEAIKAAGYEPGKDIALALDVAASEFGDKSGYTFEGKTKSSAEMVDYYADLVANYPLVSIEDPLDEEDWDGWKAMTEQLGDKVQLVGDDLFVTNPERLQRGIDSGTANALLVKVNQIGSLTETLDAVDLAHRNGYRCMMSHRSGETEDVTIADLAVATNCGQIKTGAPARSDRVAKYNQLLRIEEELDDAAAYAGASAFPRFGKK is encoded by the coding sequence GTGGCCAGCATCGACGCCATCATCGCCCGCGAGATCCTTGATTCCCGAGGCAACCCGACCGTCGAGGTGGAGGTGCTGCTCGACGACGGCACCGTCGGCCGCGCGGCCGTCCCCTCCGGCGCGTCCACCGGTCAGTTCGAGGCGGTCGAGCGCCGCGACGGCGACAAGTTGCGCTACCTCGGCAAGGGGGTCGAAGACGCCGTCGACTCGGTGATGGAGGAGCTCGCCCCGGCCCTGCTGGGCTACGACGCCGACGAGCAACGCCTCATCGACACGGAGATGATCGACGTCGACGGCACCGCCAACAAGGGCAAGATCGGCGCCAACGCGATCCTCGGTGTGTCGCTCGCGGTGGCCAAGGCCGCCGCCGACTCCGCCGGTCTGCCGCTGTTCCGCTACGTCGGCGGACCCAACGCCCACGTGCTGCCGGTGCCGATGATGAACATCCTCAACGGTGGGGCGCACGCCGACTCCAACGTCGACATCCAGGAGTTCATGATCGCGCCGATCGGCGCCGAGTCGTTCCGTGAGGCGCTGCGCTGGGGCGCAGAGGTCTACCACGCGCTGAAGAAGGTGCTGCACGACAAGGGGCTGGCCACCGGCCTCGGCGACGAGGGCGGGTTCGCGCCCAACCTGGAGTCGAACCGCGCCGCCCTCGACCTCATCCTCGAGGCCATCAAGGCCGCCGGTTACGAGCCGGGCAAGGACATCGCGCTGGCGCTCGACGTCGCGGCCAGCGAGTTCGGCGACAAGTCGGGTTACACCTTCGAGGGCAAGACGAAGTCGTCTGCAGAGATGGTCGACTACTACGCCGACCTGGTCGCCAACTACCCGCTGGTCTCCATCGAAGACCCGCTGGACGAGGAGGACTGGGACGGCTGGAAGGCGATGACCGAACAGCTGGGCGACAAGGTGCAGCTGGTCGGCGACGACCTGTTCGTCACCAACCCCGAGCGGCTGCAGCGCGGCATCGACTCCGGCACCGCCAACGCGCTGCTGGTGAAGGTCAACCAGATCGGCTCGCTCACCGAGACCCTTGACGCCGTCGACCTCGCCCACCGCAACGGTTACCGCTGCATGATGAGCCACCGTTCGGGTGAGACCGAGGACGTCACGATCGCCGACCTCGCCGTCGCCACGAACTGCGGCCAGATCAAGACCGGCGCACCGGCCCGCTCCGACCGGGTCGCGAAGTACAACCAGCTGCTGCGCATCGAGGAGGAGCTCGACGACGCCGCCGCCTACGCCGGCGCGTCGGCCTTCCCGCGCTTCGGCAAGAAGTAA
- a CDS encoding FtsB family cell division protein, whose translation MTRDSRPAGRSKAQAASRPAAARRGSTRPRAAGESSTRESATGRLAALRAHSRRRPQSMKRMTILGVLLIFLAVIITPTLNSYLQQKHQIGQLGAQVKQQQGDVSTKQTELKKWNSDSAFVKQQARDRLGFVTPGQTLTVLVDENGKAVGTVDPAGKKISTNPWYGQVWQSVVAANRGDKK comes from the coding sequence ATGACTCGCGATTCGCGACCTGCAGGACGCAGCAAGGCTCAGGCGGCATCCCGCCCGGCGGCCGCGCGCCGTGGCTCGACGCGTCCGCGGGCGGCGGGGGAGAGCTCGACCCGCGAGTCGGCCACCGGACGCCTCGCCGCGCTGCGCGCGCACAGCCGGCGCCGTCCGCAGTCGATGAAGCGGATGACGATCCTCGGTGTGCTGCTGATCTTCCTCGCGGTGATCATCACCCCGACCCTGAACAGCTACCTGCAGCAGAAGCACCAGATCGGGCAGCTCGGCGCCCAGGTCAAGCAGCAGCAGGGCGACGTCAGCACCAAGCAGACCGAGCTGAAGAAGTGGAACAGCGACTCTGCGTTCGTCAAGCAGCAGGCGCGTGACCGGCTCGGTTTCGTCACGCCCGGTCAGACCCTCACCGTGCTCGTCGACGAGAACGGAAAGGCGGTCGGCACCGTCGACCCCGCCGGCAAGAAGATCTCGACCAACCCCTGGTACGGCCAGGTGTGGCAGTCGGTCGTCGCGGCGAACCGGGGCGACAAGAAGTGA